The sequence TTCATTCAGCGCGCGCTGGAACTGGGAATCAACTTTTTCGACACAGCAGACATGTACTCGTTGGGTGAAAGCGAGGCCGTACTCGGACGCGCCTTGAAAGACTCTGGCGTAGGCCGCGAGAAGGTGGTCGTGGCCACCAAGGTCTTCTTCCCCATGGGAGAGGATCCCAATCAGAAAGGCCTCTCGCGCAAGCACATCGTGCTCTCGATTGAAGCCAGCCTGCGCCGGCTGAACATGGACTATGTTGATCTCTATCAGATTCACCGCTTCGATCCCGATACCCCCATCGACGAAACTCTGGAAGCGCTCAATGACGTTCTGCGCGCCGGAAAAGCGCTCTACCTGGGAGCATCCTCGATGTACGCCTGGCAGTTTGCGCGGATAATCTACACTGCCGAGCGGCTCGGAGGTCCACGCTTTGTGAGCATGCAGAACCACTACAACCTGGTCTATCGTGAAGAAGAGCGCGAGATGATTCCGTTCTGCCGCGCAGAAGGTATCGCGGTGCTTCCCTGGAGTCCTTTAGCCCGTGGCTTCGTCATGGGCAATCGCAACCGCGAAGACTTCGGTGACACGCAACGAGCCAAGACGGACGACTACGCTCACAAGTTGTACTACCGGGACAGCGATTTCAAGATCGTCGAGCGAGTAACGGAAATCGCCTCCCGACGTGGAGTGTCCAACGCGCAGATTGCGCTCGCCTGGTTGTTGCAACAGCCAGGCGTGACCGCGCCAATCATTGGAGCGAGCAAGCTGTCACAGCTGGAAGATCTAGTCCAGGGGCTGAGTCTCAGGTTGGACGAAGCCGAAGTTAAGGCACTGTCTGAGCTTTATGAGCCGCATCCCGTGTTGGGGCATCATTAATGTTGACCAAGATCGGCCTTCTCAAGCTGATCATTCTAAGTATCCACCAGCCTCCTGCGGCTGCAGCTAGATGTTTAAGCGTGTGTCCACTCACGATATGACGGACGACAAAAACCTGCCTGTCAAAGGTCTCTAGTATTTTTGCCAGTAAATAGAACCCCACAGCGAATCCAAAATCGTATCTACGAGTATAGTGCCCTGGTACAACAAGCATTAGCAGGACTACAAGCACGGCATAGGCTTGCACGGCGACATAAAAGCGCAGGTCGCCAGCCCCGCGCAACTCACTCTGCCACCACTGAAACACGCTCCACCCTCCGATCGCCAGGAGCACAGGTAGGAGCCACAATCCGGCCGCCAAACTGATCCTCTCGGCGATTAATGCCGCGACTAACGCCGCAAAAACGATAGTCATTGGCAACCGATCCCATACCAGCCGCGTGTTGTCCGGAGCCAGATGGTAGTAAGCCGACCCAAAGGCAGTAAGGAACAACCCGAAGCACATGACGGCGTATGGCCATTTCTCGCGCGAATCAACGAATACTCTCGGTTCGCCTGGACGAACACTCCCAAAAATGAGCTTCAGACCGAACAACCCTATTATTGCGAAGGCGATGTTCGAGATCACATTGCCAAAATTGGGGACTCCCAGCCATGATCTTTGATCGGCAAAATCGTGATAGCTTTGCGGCTGCGGGAGCCTAGGCAAGAGTAAAGCTGCCGCCGTCACAATCGCTGTCAGGATTAGCAACGCCAGGGCTGCTTTTTTCCCCGACATAAATGCAGATGAGTATAGCTGCCCTGCGAGCCTGTCCCAGCCAGAATCGATCAGTCAGGAAAGCGGCTAGAATATTCACCATGCCGGCTGAAACGGATCAACCTCCTCCACCAACTTCGTCCCGTCCTGTGGGTGTCCTTGTGGTTACGGGACTACTGTCGGCGGCCCTCGGCGCTCTGCTAGTGCTCGCCGTTCACAATAAACAAGCTACAGCCTGGGAGCACTTGTGGTCCGCGGCTATCGCAAGAACCAGCCAGATCGACCTGAGTCAGCCAGCCGTTGTTAATCGCATTCAGCAATTGAAACGGTTGGAAACAGTCAGCTACAACATGGAAAAGATCGTATCCGGCCAGCGGGAGGGCAAATTGCTGCCCGATTTTATGGTAGGCGATCGCCTGCTGCTGGTGGCGCATGGTGAAGTTATCGCCGGAGTGGATTTCAGCCAATTGCAGGCGGCAGATGTTTCGGTGCATGGAAAGGAGGTGCGGCTACACCTACCTGAATCACGAGTACTTCTGACTCGCCTCGATA comes from Terriglobales bacterium and encodes:
- a CDS encoding DUF4230 domain-containing protein, translated to MPAETDQPPPPTSSRPVGVLVVTGLLSAALGALLVLAVHNKQATAWEHLWSAAIARTSQIDLSQPAVVNRIQQLKRLETVSYNMEKIVSGQREGKLLPDFMVGDRLLLVAHGEVIAGVDFSQLQAADVSVHGKEVRLHLPESRVLLTRLDNQSTRVYSRETGLFVAVDPNLETEVRQSAERRLLESALDDGILNIARQNAQTALTGVLTGLGFTKVDFD
- a CDS encoding aldo/keto reductase, coding for MEYVNLGSAGLKVSRLALGMMTYGSSKWRPWVLNEADSRPFIQRALELGINFFDTADMYSLGESEAVLGRALKDSGVGREKVVVATKVFFPMGEDPNQKGLSRKHIVLSIEASLRRLNMDYVDLYQIHRFDPDTPIDETLEALNDVLRAGKALYLGASSMYAWQFARIIYTAERLGGPRFVSMQNHYNLVYREEEREMIPFCRAEGIAVLPWSPLARGFVMGNRNREDFGDTQRAKTDDYAHKLYYRDSDFKIVERVTEIASRRGVSNAQIALAWLLQQPGVTAPIIGASKLSQLEDLVQGLSLRLDEAEVKALSELYEPHPVLGHH